Sequence from the Mesotoga sp. Brook.08.105.5.1 genome:
CATACTCGGCCTCTCCAACGTGAAGAGTGTAACTGGCCGATACTATCTCCGCAGTTGTGTTGAGCTTCCAGCTTATAGTGGCTTCATTGCCCGAAACGACGATCGAAGTTATCTCGAGAATCGCTTCGGTCGGTTTGAGTGGTTTGATACAAGAAGTAACTACAAGCATGGCAGCAACGATCGCTACCAGTAACAATATGCTTTTCTTCATCCCTCTACCTCCTTCATGAGGACATCAGAGTTTTTTAGTTCCATCTGATCATTATGATTATACATATTTCATTTCCTTCAAAGCAAGAAATCTCTCTTGAGTAGATTTAATTATGATGCATTACGTCGAAGAGCTCCAGAACAGGCTGTTTGTAATAAGTGGGAAGGGCACGCCTGAGAAGACTTCTCAAAGATTGACACGAACGTACAAAACTGTCTGGAAGGTATCATTTGAAATCGAAATTATTGCTTCGTCTGGAATGTCAAAACCCATCTCTTCGTTCTCCCGATTCTCGAATCTCAGCAGATCTTCAAGAGTTGCAATGAGTAGATTTTTAGATAATTTGCAGCCAGTTGAGTCTTCGGAAAGTTTGCAGTACTGGCGAATGACGTAGCGGAAAGAGTCTAAATTTCCCCTAATCTGCAGGCACTATGAACAAATGGGAGGCCTCTTTCACTCTCAAATCACATATAAAGAGAGCTCCTGTTGCCGGATGGTTCTCTTGGGCGGACAATGCAAATAAATACAATTCAAATTGTGGGGTTGAGAATGAGACGTCTTTCTTCGTTGCTACTGATTTTCTTTTCAATCATTGTACTAAGCTCATGTTTTAAACAGAATAATTCATCAGTTGATTTCTTGAATACTTAGGTAGAGTATTCTTCGAAAAACGTAACAGTCTCCTGGAAACCAACACATGGTATCAACAATCTATACCTATACTCTGTTGAGGAGGTGAATTCATCGAGACTTCTGAAACAGAGATCGTACTCACAGATCTAGAAGAAGGGTGGCACATTGTTGAAGTCAAGGTTATTGATTCGATCAGTTTGCCTGATAGGTACATCCACGGTGCCTTTTCGGAAGATTTCACTCCCTTTGGAAGATATGTTTTTCTGGAATGGGAGTTCTCCGAGAAAGTATCCAGGGTCGAGTTTAGGTTTGTCTAAACAAACACGGAAGATTTCGAATATATAACCGATTGGCTTGACTGGAAACCCAGTAGCACTTCCATCCTCATAAGCGACGCAGGGCTGACAGCAACCCTGAAGGAGGGGAACATAGTTCTGGGCATTTTCGAGGTCGGTAAGATATACAGGATGTACATAAGGGCTTACGACAGACTGGGAGCACGCGCTACTGCGATCAGTACCGACCTTCTGCTGTTTTCAGGCTAGATGAAAGGTACGCCGGCGAAGACAAACCCCTGATCTATCTGGAAGCGGGAAAGATTCTGTTTTCCGACGGAGAGAGTAAAGGTTCAATAGAAGTGGCCATCGTAGCACCCAACGTCGCACATTATGTGCACAGCAAAAAGGAATACTTCGCACCCGATAACAGCCTGAACGGAGAACTCATGTACCTTCAGTTTTCCATAGTCCGTGACGAGGGTCGGGTATTTGAAGAGGCTTACTTCCAACAGTTTCTCGAAAACAGAACCAGTTTTGATGGTGTCATCCCTTCGAGCAAAGAAGCAGTAGTCGTCAGGGGTTTTTTAGACCAAGCGCCTGGTATCTCTCAAGTGAGTGACATCGTTGCGGTTCTAAGATTCAGTTTCTCTGAAGAAATGAGCGAAGAAAGAGTGAATTTTGGAATCGGGTTACAACATGAATCTGATCCTACAGGTCCGAGATATTTCATAAGAGACGAGAAGGACAGAACTATTGATGGCATCACAGTGGACAATAATCCGATAGAGATCCAGCTGCCCGAACTTACGGAACGGGAATGTGAGGGGGAGATCTGTATGAAGAGACTCCTACTGGTTCTAGCTATGCTTCTGGTTGTCTATATATCTTTCTCGAATGTGCCGCGAAAGATGGTTTTCTGCAAGAGAGAGTCCAACAAGGAAATCTTGTTATTCATAACTTTAACAGGGAGCTGTCCAGGTTATGAATTCAACTGATCGGTTGTCAGAAATTCGGTAACACTGGCATGTTATAATCCATCTAAGTTGCTTTTCTCAAGCTTTACACTCATTCGGGAGGTAGCACATGTACGATTTCAGGGTGATTGAAAGGAAATGGCAGGATTACTATGCGAAGGAGAAGCCATTTAACATAGATCTCAAGAAAGCGGAGAAGCCTTTCTACAATCTCATGATGTTTCCATATCCCTCCGCTGCCGGTCTCCACATAGGAAACATGTTTTCCTTCATCGGATCGGATGTATATGGAAGGTTCATGAAGCTCAAGGGCTACGACGTCTTCGAACCGATCGGTTTCGATGCTTTCGGTATACACAGCGAGAACTATGCCTTGAGAGTTGGGAGACATCCTGCTGAGCTCACTCCGAAAAGCATAGAGTACTTCAGAGAAGAGCAGCTCAAAATGATTGGTAATATTTTCGACTGGAACAGCGAAGCGATAACTTCTTCTCCGGAGTATTACAAGTGGACCCAGTGGATCTTCATTCAGTTGTTCAAGAACGGTCTTGCTGAGAAACGTGCGTCAAATGTTAACTGGTGTCCTTCGTGCAAGACAGTGCTGGCCGATGAGCAAGTAATTGACGGTCGTTGCGAACGATGCAATAATGAAGTCGAGAAACGCGAGATGAGTCAGTGGTTCTTCAAAATCACAAAGTACGCAGAGAAACTGCTGTCTAACCTCGAGAAGCTTGACTGGACGGACACTACTAAGAATCTTCAGCGCGCGTGGATAGGGAAATCTTCTGGAGCCACGATTTCTTTTAAAGTATCTGGAATGAATGAGCAGATAGATGTGTTTACAACCCGTCCAGATACGATATTTGGAGTAACTTACATAGTTGTAGCTCCTGAATACGGTCTGGTGAACAAGCTAGTCACGCCTTCAACAGTGGAGACTTTTGATAATTTCAAAGAAGAAGTGAAGAGCATGGATCTTGCCACAAGAACTTCTATTTCTCGTCCAAAAAACGGAATATTTACCGGTTCTTACGCCATTCACCCTCTTACTGGTGAGGAGCTTCCAATCTGGATAGGAGATTACGTGCTGGCAGAATATGGAACGGGTGCCGTTATGGCCGTCCCGGCGCACGATGAGAGGGATTATGTCTTTGCGAAGAAGTATGGACTAGAGATAAGACAGGTCATAGAATGCGATCCCTCACAGTTGCCCTATACTGAGAAGGGAAAGATGATCAACAGCGAAAAGTACTCGGGTACGCTCAGTGTTGATTTCATCGACAAGATTGACGAAGTGAGCGAAAGCATAAAGGGCTCTGTGAACTATCACCTTCATGACTGGTGTATTTCCAGACAGCGCTACTGGGGTCCTCCGATACCAATGATCTACTGTGATAAGTGTGGAACTATCCCCGTCCCTGAAGATCAATTGCCAGTGATGTTGCCAAATACCGATGACTACATACCTGACGGCAGCGGCAAGTCTCCACTGGCCAAGAACAGCGAATTTGTCAACACGACTTGCCCGATTTGTGGAGAGGCTGCCAGAAGAGAGACCGATGTCTCCGACAACTTCCTTGATTCGGCATGGTATTATCTGCGATATCTCTCACCGAGCAATGACAGTGCACCTTTTGATGATGGGCTGGTTGAAAAGTGGTGCCCGGTCGATATGTATATAGGCGGAAATGAACACGCAACTCTCCATCTGATGTACTCGAGATTTCTTGCGATGGCGCTACACGATTTGGGTTTTCTTCCTTTTGAAGAGCCGTTTGCTTCATTTAGAGGACACGGGCTTATCATAAAAGACGGGGAGAAGATGTCGAAATCGAAGGGAAATATCGTCAATCCCAACGAGTATTTTGAGAGCCATGGAGTGGATGCCCTTAGAACCTATCTGATGTTTATGGGGACCTTTCTCGAAGGCGGAGATTTCCGGGACAGCGGAATGGACGCGATGAGAAGGTTTCTGAATCGAGTTTGGGACATCTCAACAATGCCTGAAGGCAAGAGTTCGACAGATCTGAAGATAAAGATGGCAGAGACTGTGGAAAAGGTCGAATATTCAATCAAGAATATCAAGCCGAACACGGCAATAGCCGCTCTCATGGAGTTCGTCAATGAGGCTTCGAAAGAGAGCGCTATCGAGAGAAAGCTCGTAGTAGATATGGCAAAACTCCTCTCGCCTTTCGCCCCCTTCATTTGCGAAGAGATATACAGCATGAAAGGCGGGAAGAAGAGGACTATTCTTGAAGATGGTTTCCCTTCTGGCTATGAGAAATACGCTTCTCTGGCGAAGACTGAATTGCCTGTTCAGATTACCGGTAAGATGAGAGGAAAGGTTGTGCTTCCTCAGAACGCATCCCAGGAAAAGGCAATGGAAGCGGTAATGGCTGATGAGAAGCTCTCAAAAATGCTTGAAGGAAAGTCAATAAGAAAGATCATCTACGTACAGGACAAGATAATCAATATAATTATTTGAGTGTAGTAAGAAATAGTATATTCTCAACATCTAGAAGGAGGGCCAGTGGCTCTCCTTTGTTTTCCATCGATTCATCTCCGTTTTGATGTGGGTTTTCGTGAAACGAAGATGCTTGAATTTTCGTATCTTGCATGGTGTCTTACAGTACTGAACACAGCCTCTTCCAGAACTGCTTGTTGATTATCTATGGAAAGCGGCAGATCAAAGTGGTAAAAACCATCAGGTGCGTCATGCTCGCTTCTCAGAGACTCGTATTTCTTGCGTAGTCCCATTTCCTCTATCGTGTAGTATCGACCACGTAATCTGCCTCGATATATGTTCCATTACCCGCTAGACTGTGGAGAATCTTCTTGAGCGACAACTTCTGTTTGTATCCGAAATGATGCATCGACTGAACCGAAATGGAAATGTCGAATCCTTCCGATGGCAAATCAACTTCGAAGTAGGAACCGGTAATCAAGTTCAGGCTGTCCAGTCTGTCTTCATGTTTGATTCTAAGAATTTCGAGCATCTTCTGGGACAAGTCGACACATACTACTCTGGCTGTCGTGTTTAGTCTGAATATCTCGTCTAGTTCGAGTCCCGTCCCGCAACCGAGGTCAAGTATCCTGATTCCAGCAGTAACTAAAACTAACCTTTCCACTGCTCTGTAGAATTCAGCAGATTCTTTGATATTGTTCTTCATGTGTGATTCGAATGAATCGGCTCTTCTGTCGAAAACACGAAAAAGGAAGCCATTCTTCCAGTTGATTATTTGCTTCTTTTTTTCTTTTGTTTTTCTCTCTCTCTCTCTCTCTATTCTCTACGATCTCTACGAATCAAAACACACATGTCCCCTTTCTTCAGTCGCTATGATCTTCTGTATTAATATTGAAGTAGTCAGCAAACGTTATGTTTTTTCGAAATGGCGAATCGAGCTGTGATGATTTTGCACTTGACGAAGATCAAACTGAACATTAATCGAAGGAGACAGGAATGATAGTAAGTGCGAGCAGGAGGACAGATATCCCTGCTTTTTATTCAGAGTGGATGATAGAGCGTTTGAAAAGTGGCTTTGCTCTTGTTAGGAATCCGTTCAATCCCCATCAGGTGAGCAAAGTTATCCTAAATCCAGAAGCAGTAGACTGCTTCGTATTTTGGACAAAGGATCCCCAAAAAATGCTAGACAAGCTGAATCACTTTGCCGATTACTGTTATTATTTTCAATTCACGATTACGCCCTATCATGGAAGTGTAGAGCCTGGGCTTCGCAACAAGAGAGAGATTATCGAGACCTTCAAAAAGCTTTCCGGAAAGATTGGAGAAAACAGAGTGATTTGGAGATACGATCCTATTCTGATAAATGCGGACTATAGTGTCGACCATCATCTACGGGCCTTTGAAAAAATGGCACATTTGCTTAAGGGTTTCACTGAAGAGTGTGTGATTAGTTTTCTCGATTACTATCAGAAGATCTCATCAAACCTTCGAAAACTTGATGCAAGGGCGCCTAATGAAATTGAGGTAAGGAAAATTGCCAGCCATTATTCAGAAGTATCATCTTCTGAAGGAATGAAGCTGAAGACATGTTCAGAGACCGTTGATCTTTCGGAATATGGAATTAGTCACGGAAGCTGTATTGACGGGACGCTAATTAACACGCTGACAGGCAAAAGGATTGATCACCCAAAAGACAGATATCAGAGAGCTGCATGCCGCTGTGTCGAGAGTGTCGACATTGGCGCATATAATACCTGTCTTAATCGTTGCCTATACTGCTATGCAAGCTTTAGTGAGAAAGCGATTCGTAAAAATTATCATTCCTTTAATCCAAAGGCCCCGCTTCTTTGTAGCGAATTGCAGGAGCACGATGAGATTACTGAGAGAAAGAAGTAGAGATATGCTAAATTTGGTAGAAATGATCTATACTAAGTCTGCCTCGCTTGCCAGTTCATTCGAAGAAATCTGTTTTGCCCGTATTAAACAAGGTAATCTTTTTCATCATGCTATCCTGAAAGAAGTATCTTATAATTGGCTTGAGAGAAGAGTTTCTATGTAAGAATGCGGTAGGAGGGTTTCTAATGGAAGAATTCTTGAGTGGCGATCTCTTCAGATGGGTTCTTATGCCTCTGATAATCTTCTTCGCAAGGATCATCGACGTTTCTCTTGGAACCACGAGAATCATAATGGTTTCGAGAGGCAAGAAAGAAATAGCAAGTGTTATCGGTTTTTTTGAGATTATTCTGTGGTTGCTCGTTGCCAGCAAAGTAATCCAGAGTGTTGACAATGTACTTTACATTCTTGCTTATGCAGGTGGCTTCGCGGCCGGTAGCTACATAGGAATGCTCATTGATGAGAGGCTTGCAATTGGAACCGTATCGGTTAGGCTGATAATTTCGAGAGATCCAACTGAACTTATAGAAAAACTGTGCCAGGCTGGATTTGGAGTTACAAAGATAGACGCTCACGGTGCTCGAGGAAAGGCTTACATTGTTTACAGTATCATAAACAGGAAAGAAGTGGAAGACTTCGAGAGAATCGCTCTGGAATGCGTTCCAAAGGCGTTCATGTCAGTTGAAGATATTCGAAAGGTAAAAGAGGGGGTCTTCCTCCCCAAAGATACGATGCGCCTCAGAAGGGAATCCCCCTTAAGAAAGTCCAAATAGCTTTCCAGAAGTGTTATTATTTAGAGAGATGAGGGGGATGTCCCCCTTATCTCTTTATGTCATTGAAAATGTTGCCGTCTCTGATTTCAACTATTCTGTCTGTCTCTTCTGCGATTCTTCTATCGTGAGTAATTATTACGAATGTTGTTCCGTATCTCTTGTTGAGATCACGCATGAGGCTGAAGACCTTCGCTGAGGTATCGGAGTCGAGATTGCCCGTAGGTTCATCTGCAAGTATAATCTTCGGATTGTTGATAAGGGCCCTTGCTATTGCGGTTCTTTGCTGCTGACCTCCCGACATGTTTGGAGCTAGATTATTCCTAACCTTGCTGATTTCAACGACATCCATTAGTTCCTTCGCCCTTTCCATAATTTCCTTCGAGGGTTTAAGACCTTTAATTCTGTAAGGAAGAATTACGTTTTCGAAAGCAGTGAACTCGGGAAGCAGATAATGAAACTGGAATATGAATCCAATAGTCTCATTTCTAACACTTGCGAGTTCATTCTTGTTCATTTTGTTTGTCTGTTTCCCTGCGATTTTTATTTCACCGCTCGTGGGTTGATCTAAAGTGCCCATAATGTTCATGAGTGTAGATTTTCCGCTTCCAGACTGTCCGACTATCGAAAGAAACGATGAGTCTTCGATTTCAAGATCCACACCGTGAAGAACTTCTGTCTTCACAACCGTTCCGTAAACCTTTTTTATATCCTTAAGCTCGATTATGTTAGCCATTTCGTATCACCTCAACAGGGCTGAGTTTGGAGGATCTCCTGGCTGGGACCATTGCGGCAATAGTTGAAGCGCCAATGGCAATGAGCGCGGACAACATTACAAACCCATAACTCAGAGAGATTCTGATGATCGGTTCTCCGTCAGTTCCTACGGCAAAAGTGGAGAACATAATTATAAGCAGGATTCCGAATGCAATTCCAACTACTGCTCCCACAATGCCGAGAGCGAGTCCCTGAAAGAGAAAAACGAAACTCGTCGTGGAATCCTTAAGTCCCATAGCTTTCAGGATTCCAATCTGCCTTGATTTCTGGACTACAGTTACTGCGAGCACGCTTGCTATTCCAAGGGAAACGGCTATGATTACGAACACCTGAATCATTATGCTTGAGACGCTCTGCCCATTCAGCCCGGAGAGGAGATCTTCGTTCTGAGATTTCCAGTCAGTGACAAGTAAAGCAGACCTCGAAAGACGTTCCAAAATGGCAGAGGCGTTTTCATCAGCTCTGAAGACATCGCTCACCTGCATCTCTATCGATGTGACTGCATCACCAAGTTTCCCAACTGACTGAGCGGTGCCAATCGTTGAGATCATCCAGTTTTTGTTAAGGCTTGCAATACCCAGATCGAAGACACCGACTACCTTCAGAATCTCAACTGCTCTATCCGGAGTGAAGATTGTGATTTCTTCTCCAAGGTTCACATCGAGCTCATCCTTAAGACCCTTGCCGATAATGATTTCTCCGTCTCCTTCAGGAAGGCTGCCATCAATGAGGCGACTATCCGTCTTGTAAATAACATGTGATTCGGGGAACTGCAGACCTCGGAGCAGAACAGATAAGGTTCTGTCGCCGCTGCTTATGAAGACAGGAACATCTGCGCTTGCAGAAAGAGCCGTCAGATCTGTTGGCAAATCAAGAGAAGCGATTTCCGAAATTATGCCTTGCCAGTCTTCTACTCTGTTGTTTTCCGATGAGGAGACAGTTATCTGCGAAGAGCTTCCGATTGTTGTATCCACCAGGTCTTTTTGGAGTCCCTGGATAAGCGAGCCTATGAATACCTGAACGGAAACGCCTATTGCAATTCCCATTACTATGAGAAGAGTTTGGGTCTTGCTGGAAGATAGAAAGCGCATCGCAATTGAAAAAGCCAATCTCATTTTACATCACCCTTCCCCAGAGCTAGAATCTCTCTTGGATCTTTCAGGAAAATATCTGCACCGACTTCCTTCCAGTAGTCGGGATTTTTTTCGAATGCATTTCCACCTACGACAACTCTCGATTTCCCACCGGCTTCTTTAATTCGCGAAATCATCCTTCGTGTGTTTATTAGGTTGTAGTAGTTTGAAACACTAATCGCAACGTACATTGGACTCAGCTTTTTCGCAGCCTCAAGGAAGGTGTCCAGCGGGGTATTTGCTCCGACGAATATGGAATTGTACCCAGCGATAGTGAAGATATCCGAAATCATTCTAGCTCCGATCTCATGATACTCTTCGGGCGGGCAGAGTACTGCCACTGTCCGATCATTCTTTTCTGATCCATTGTCTCTTCTTTTCTTCACAATATAAGGGAAGCAGCATTCCATTACCGTTCTGACAATAGAGCTCCTTATATGTTCGTTCCATATACACAATCTGTCGCTCACGTAGTCGCAATCCCAACTCCTCAATGCGGGTGCAAGAATATCCAGATACAAATCGATTACTTCAACATTGCCAGACTCAAGCGATTCTATGCACACCATCACTGCCCTCTCTTTATCTTGTGAGTCGAGAGCGCTTATAAAGTTGCTCTTGATATCGTTCAAGATGCCCTCCTTATTCTAGTGAATCAAGCATTTTCATATCCTCTCTGTCGAGGACAATCATGCCTGCTTCTAGATTTTCTCTCAGGTGTTCAAGCTTGGATGCCTTTGGTATGACCACCACACCATCTTTCCCCAGCAACCATGCAAGCATTACTTGCTGAACAGAGGCCGAGTATTTTTCAGAGAATCCAGTCAGAAGTTTCTCGGTTGAGGCTTTTAATGCGTTTCTCTTTAGCGGCGAGTATGCGGTTAGGGTAATGCCATGATCTTGGCAGTATGGTAGAAGCTCATTCATTGCTTGCCGGTCCTCTAGATTGAAGAGAACCTGATTGTTCACAATAGGTTCCTTTGAAATAGATACGGCCTTCTTAAGGAGCTGCGTGTCGAAATTAGAAACTCCGATATGCCTTATCCGTCCGTTCTTCACTTCTTCATTCATCGCCGAAAGAGTCTCTTCTAGCGGAACTTCAGGATTCGGCCAGTGAATAAGATACAGATCAATATAGTCTGTTCTCAGCCTCTTCAGTGTTCTTTCAAGGGCTTTGTGTAAGTCAACACTCCGCA
This genomic interval carries:
- the leuS gene encoding leucine--tRNA ligase, encoding MYDFRVIERKWQDYYAKEKPFNIDLKKAEKPFYNLMMFPYPSAAGLHIGNMFSFIGSDVYGRFMKLKGYDVFEPIGFDAFGIHSENYALRVGRHPAELTPKSIEYFREEQLKMIGNIFDWNSEAITSSPEYYKWTQWIFIQLFKNGLAEKRASNVNWCPSCKTVLADEQVIDGRCERCNNEVEKREMSQWFFKITKYAEKLLSNLEKLDWTDTTKNLQRAWIGKSSGATISFKVSGMNEQIDVFTTRPDTIFGVTYIVVAPEYGLVNKLVTPSTVETFDNFKEEVKSMDLATRTSISRPKNGIFTGSYAIHPLTGEELPIWIGDYVLAEYGTGAVMAVPAHDERDYVFAKKYGLEIRQVIECDPSQLPYTEKGKMINSEKYSGTLSVDFIDKIDEVSESIKGSVNYHLHDWCISRQRYWGPPIPMIYCDKCGTIPVPEDQLPVMLPNTDDYIPDGSGKSPLAKNSEFVNTTCPICGEAARRETDVSDNFLDSAWYYLRYLSPSNDSAPFDDGLVEKWCPVDMYIGGNEHATLHLMYSRFLAMALHDLGFLPFEEPFASFRGHGLIIKDGEKMSKSKGNIVNPNEYFESHGVDALRTYLMFMGTFLEGGDFRDSGMDAMRRFLNRVWDISTMPEGKSSTDLKIKMAETVEKVEYSIKNIKPNTAIAALMEFVNEASKESAIERKLVVDMAKLLSPFAPFICEEIYSMKGGKKRTILEDGFPSGYEKYASLAKTELPVQITGKMRGKVVLPQNASQEKAMEAVMADEKLSKMLEGKSIRKIIYVQDKIINIII
- a CDS encoding class I SAM-dependent methyltransferase, whose product is MKNNIKESAEFYRAVERLVLVTAGIRILDLGCGTGLELDEIFRLNTTARVVCVDLSQKMLEILRIKHEDRLDSLNLITGSYFEVDLPSEGFDISISVQSMHHFGYKQKLSLKKILHSLAGNGTYIEADYVVDTTR
- a CDS encoding DUF1848 domain-containing protein → MIVSASRRTDIPAFYSEWMIERLKSGFALVRNPFNPHQVSKVILNPEAVDCFVFWTKDPQKMLDKLNHFADYCYYFQFTITPYHGSVEPGLRNKREIIETFKKLSGKIGENRVIWRYDPILINADYSVDHHLRAFEKMAHLLKGFTEECVISFLDYYQKISSNLRKLDARAPNEIEVRKIASHYSEVSSSEGMKLKTCSETVDLSEYGISHGSCIDGTLINTLTGKRIDHPKDRYQRAACRCVESVDIGAYNTCLNRCLYCYASFSEKAIRKNYHSFNPKAPLLCSELQEHDEITERKK
- a CDS encoding DUF2179 domain-containing protein, whose amino-acid sequence is MEEFLSGDLFRWVLMPLIIFFARIIDVSLGTTRIIMVSRGKKEIASVIGFFEIILWLLVASKVIQSVDNVLYILAYAGGFAAGSYIGMLIDERLAIGTVSVRLIISRDPTELIEKLCQAGFGVTKIDAHGARGKAYIVYSIINRKEVEDFERIALECVPKAFMSVEDIRKVKEGVFLPKDTMRLRRESPLRKSK
- a CDS encoding FtsX-like permease family protein yields the protein MRLAFSIAMRFLSSSKTQTLLIVMGIAIGVSVQVFIGSLIQGLQKDLVDTTIGSSSQITVSSSENNRVEDWQGIISEIASLDLPTDLTALSASADVPVFISSGDRTLSVLLRGLQFPESHVIYKTDSRLIDGSLPEGDGEIIIGKGLKDELDVNLGEEITIFTPDRAVEILKVVGVFDLGIASLNKNWMISTIGTAQSVGKLGDAVTSIEMQVSDVFRADENASAILERLSRSALLVTDWKSQNEDLLSGLNGQSVSSIMIQVFVIIAVSLGIASVLAVTVVQKSRQIGILKAMGLKDSTTSFVFLFQGLALGIVGAVVGIAFGILLIIMFSTFAVGTDGEPIIRISLSYGFVMLSALIAIGASTIAAMVPARRSSKLSPVEVIRNG
- a CDS encoding ABC transporter ATP-binding protein codes for the protein MANIIELKDIKKVYGTVVKTEVLHGVDLEIEDSSFLSIVGQSGSGKSTLMNIMGTLDQPTSGEIKIAGKQTNKMNKNELASVRNETIGFIFQFHYLLPEFTAFENVILPYRIKGLKPSKEIMERAKELMDVVEISKVRNNLAPNMSGGQQQRTAIARALINNPKIILADEPTGNLDSDTSAKVFSLMRDLNKRYGTTFVIITHDRRIAEETDRIVEIRDGNIFNDIKR
- a CDS encoding cobalamin-dependent protein (Presence of a B(12) (cobalamin)-binding domain implies dependence on cobalamin itself, in one of its several forms, or in some unusual lineages, dependence on a cobalamin-like analog.), producing the protein MNDIKSNFISALDSQDKERAVMVCIESLESGNVEVIDLYLDILAPALRSWDCDYVSDRLCIWNEHIRSSIVRTVMECCFPYIVKKRRDNGSEKNDRTVAVLCPPEEYHEIGARMISDIFTIAGYNSIFVGANTPLDTFLEAAKKLSPMYVAISVSNYYNLINTRRMISRIKEAGGKSRVVVGGNAFEKNPDYWKEVGADIFLKDPREILALGKGDVK
- a CDS encoding aldo/keto reductase, encoding MIYRTLKDNKGEIPAIGLGTWEIGGRDVPDETRDREHIDTLSRAIEMGYKHIDTAEYYGGGHTEEIIGEAVSIFSREELFITSKVWPTHLRSVDLHKALERTLKRLRTDYIDLYLIHWPNPEVPLEETLSAMNEEVKNGRIRHIGVSNFDTQLLKKAVSISKEPIVNNQVLFNLEDRQAMNELLPYCQDHGITLTAYSPLKRNALKASTEKLLTGFSEKYSASVQQVMLAWLLGKDGVVVIPKASKLEHLRENLEAGMIVLDREDMKMLDSLE